Proteins from a genomic interval of Oncorhynchus nerka isolate Pitt River linkage group LG13, Oner_Uvic_2.0, whole genome shotgun sequence:
- the LOC115121836 gene encoding C3a anaphylatoxin chemotactic receptor-like, whose protein sequence is MAAVTLEPISTIDDYNYDDSKAPPTQSSFGQPPDTSPSSPSDYILLVVNVVILLLGVCGNGVVIWIAGLKVKKTVNTTWYLSLAISDFIFCACLPFNIIHMVTKEWIFGLFMCKFTSFVMFLNMFSSIFLLVVISVDRYLLVVFPVWAQNQRTVRRASAVVVFAWAVSVALSIPSTVFRQVSPDGIKCFNQYPHLNSHITVAVSRFISGFVLPVLIIIFCYSVLILRLKTNRMTRSSKAFKVLTALIAMFFISWLPYHVFILLELKAGDQTSLTVIHEGLSISATLASANSCLNPFLYAFMGKDFKQKFFNSFLSKIENAFDEEERSSRSRGTSFSQADSKVYTNV, encoded by the coding sequence ATGGCAGCAGTGACATTAGAACCAATTTCAACGATTGATGATTATAATTATGATGATAGCAAAGCCCCTCCAACTCAGTCCTCATTTGGCCAACCACCGGATACATCACCCAGTTCACCATCGGACTACATACTTCTTGTGGTCAATGTGGTCATCTTACTGCTGGGGGTTTGTGGGAATGGGGTGGTCATCTGGATAGCTGGTCTCAAGGTGAAAAAGACGGTCAACACCACCTGGTACCTCAGCCTGGCCATCTCCGACTTCATATTCTGTGCCTGTCTCCCCTTCAACATAATCCACATGGTAACAAAGGAGTGGATCTTTGGGCTCTTCATGTGCAAGTTCACCTCTTTTGTGATGTTCCTCAACATGTTCAGTAGCATCTTCCTCCTGGTCGTCATCAGTGTTGACCGTTATCTACTTGTCGTATTCCCAGTTTGGGCCCAGAACCAGCGAACTGTGAGGAGGGCCTCTGCAGTTGTGGTTTTTGCCTGGGCCGTCTCTGTTGCACTGAGCATTCCCTCCACAGTGTTTCGTCAGGTATCCCCAGATGGCATAAAGTGCTTTAATCAATACCCACACCTTAACAGTCACATAACTGTAGCTGTCAGTCGATTTATCAGTGGCTTTGTGCTCCCGGTCCTCATCATCATCTTCTGCTACTCTGTCCTCATTCTGCGACTGAAGACCAACAGGATGACAAGGTCCTCCAAAGCCTTCAAGGTCCTGACTGCACTGATAGCCATGTTTTTCATCAGCTGGCTTCCATACCATGTCTTCATCCTTCTGGAACTTAAAGCCGGTGATCAAACTTCTCTAACTGTTATTCATGAAGGGCTAAGTATATCTGCAACTCTGGCTAGTGCAAACAGTTGCCTGAACCCATTTCTGTATGCATTCATGGGCAAAGACTTCAAGCAGAAATTCTTTAACTCTTTCCTTTCTAAGATTGAAAATGCTTTTGATGAGGAGGAACGCTCTTCAAGGAGTAGAGGAACCTCTTTCTCCCAGGCTGATTCAAAAGTTTATACAAATGTCTGA